A section of the Streptomyces sp. NBC_00178 genome encodes:
- a CDS encoding DUF3291 domain-containing protein — MPQLALYTFGVLKSPLADPTPLTREFYDLGEAVYRQIGRHPGYLARAEAVDGRPGELFDADWGAWGEFAAPSWYDKGHTPETTALATPLSLWTGLRAAFDAIYTGLHREALNRRYDWFERTEHPNHVFWWVPDGVTPTWRDGVSRLDHLGVHGPAPRAFTFHDSFDPEGNPSRIRDIGPRSGHCDEEA; from the coding sequence ATGCCCCAACTCGCTCTGTACACATTCGGCGTTCTCAAGTCGCCCCTCGCCGATCCCACGCCTCTCACCCGCGAGTTCTACGACCTGGGCGAGGCCGTGTACCGGCAGATCGGCCGGCACCCCGGATACCTCGCGCGGGCCGAAGCGGTGGACGGTCGCCCGGGCGAGCTCTTCGACGCCGACTGGGGTGCGTGGGGGGAGTTCGCCGCACCCTCCTGGTACGACAAGGGCCACACGCCGGAGACCACAGCCCTGGCCACGCCCCTCTCCCTCTGGACCGGCCTGCGCGCCGCCTTCGACGCCATCTACACGGGCCTACACCGTGAGGCGCTGAACAGGCGTTACGACTGGTTCGAGAGGACGGAGCACCCGAACCACGTGTTCTGGTGGGTCCCCGACGGCGTGACGCCCACCTGGCGGGACGGGGTCTCCCGGCTGGACCACCTCGGCGTCCACGGCCCCGCGCCGCGCGCCTTCACCTTCCACGACTCCTTCGACCCGGAGGGGAATCCGAGTCGTATCAGGGACATCGGGCCGAGGAGCGGGCACTGTGACGAGGAAGCCTGA
- the serS gene encoding serine--tRNA ligase: MIDLRLLREDPDRVRASQRARGEDVALVDALLSADELRRSSGVRFDELRSEQKSLGKLVSKATPEERAELLKKAEQLKSEVKAADAAQDEADAEAKRLLLLLGNIVHEDVPVGGEEDFVVLETHGTIRDFGAEGFEPKDHLELGEALGAIDMERGAKVSGSRFYYLTGIGALLELALVNAAIAQATEAGFVPMLTPALVRPRAMEGTGFLGQAAENVYHLEKDDYYLVGTSEVPLAAYHMDEIIDADKLPLRYAGYSPCFRREAGTYGKDTRGIFRVHQFDKVEMFSYVDPADAEAEHRRLLDWEKQWLTGLELPFQVIDVATGDLGASASRKFDCEAWIPTQGKYRELTSASNCDGFQARRLSVRMRDGKKVQPLSTLNGTLCAVPRTIVAILENHQLPDGSVRVPEMLRPYLGGRELLEPVSK, encoded by the coding sequence GTGATTGACCTTCGCCTGCTCCGTGAGGACCCCGACCGTGTTCGCGCCTCCCAGCGCGCCCGTGGAGAGGACGTCGCGCTCGTCGACGCCCTGCTCTCCGCCGACGAGCTGCGCAGGTCGTCCGGCGTCCGCTTCGACGAACTCCGCTCCGAGCAGAAGTCGCTCGGCAAGCTGGTCTCCAAGGCCACCCCCGAGGAGCGCGCCGAGCTCCTCAAGAAGGCCGAACAGCTCAAGTCCGAGGTCAAGGCCGCCGACGCCGCGCAGGACGAGGCGGACGCCGAGGCCAAGCGACTTCTCCTGCTCCTCGGCAACATCGTCCACGAGGACGTGCCGGTCGGCGGCGAGGAGGACTTCGTCGTCCTGGAGACGCACGGCACGATCCGTGACTTCGGCGCCGAGGGCTTCGAACCCAAGGACCACCTGGAGCTCGGCGAGGCCCTGGGCGCCATCGACATGGAGCGCGGCGCCAAGGTCTCCGGGTCACGCTTCTACTACCTGACGGGTATCGGCGCGCTGCTCGAACTCGCCCTGGTCAACGCGGCGATCGCCCAGGCCACCGAGGCCGGCTTCGTGCCCATGCTGACCCCTGCGCTGGTGCGCCCGCGTGCCATGGAAGGCACGGGATTCCTCGGCCAGGCCGCGGAGAACGTGTACCACCTGGAGAAGGACGACTACTACCTGGTCGGCACCTCCGAGGTCCCCCTCGCGGCGTACCACATGGACGAGATCATCGACGCCGACAAGCTGCCCCTGCGGTACGCCGGCTACTCGCCCTGCTTCCGCCGTGAGGCGGGCACCTACGGCAAGGACACCCGCGGGATCTTCCGCGTGCACCAGTTCGACAAGGTCGAGATGTTCTCGTACGTCGACCCGGCCGACGCCGAGGCCGAGCACCGCAGGCTCCTGGACTGGGAGAAGCAGTGGCTCACCGGTCTGGAGCTGCCGTTCCAGGTGATCGACGTCGCGACCGGCGACCTGGGTGCCTCGGCGTCCAGAAAGTTCGACTGCGAGGCGTGGATCCCCACCCAGGGCAAGTACCGCGAGCTGACCTCCGCGTCGAACTGCGACGGTTTCCAGGCCCGCCGGCTCTCCGTCCGCATGCGCGACGGCAAGAAGGTCCAGCCGCTGTCGACGCTCAACGGCACGCTCTGCGCCGTCCCGCGCACGATCGTGGCGATCCTGGAGAACCACCAGCTGCCCGACGGATCGGTCCGCGTGCCCGAGATGCTCCGGCCGTACCTGGGCGGGCGCGAGCTGCTGGAACCGGTCTCCAAGTGA
- a CDS encoding ABC transporter permease, with product MSTETGTTAGSDTSRIHNIGYRSYDGVRLGRSYARRSLYSQSLRGSFGLGRSAKSKVLPMLLCGVMCLVALILVAVAIATPSMTKLPIKYTDFALYLQAVIGLFLASQAPQSVSRDLRFKSVPLYFSRPIERVDYVLAKLAAMASALLILTGLPLLILYVGALLAKFDFADQTKGFGQGLVSVALLSVLFAGLGLVVAALTPRRGFGVAAVIAVMTITFGAVSTVQAIVWETGSPDAVTWLGLFSPITLIGGVQTAFLGATSAFPGGEGPGAAAGAVYLIVVLALVAGSYAVLMRRYRRVGL from the coding sequence ATGAGCACTGAGACCGGGACCACCGCCGGGAGCGACACCTCCCGCATCCACAACATCGGGTACCGCTCCTACGACGGGGTCCGGCTGGGCCGGTCCTACGCCCGGCGTTCGCTCTACTCGCAGTCCCTGCGCGGCTCGTTCGGACTCGGCAGGTCCGCCAAGTCGAAGGTTCTGCCGATGCTGCTGTGCGGGGTGATGTGCCTGGTGGCGCTGATCCTCGTGGCCGTCGCCATCGCCACGCCGAGCATGACGAAACTGCCCATCAAGTACACGGACTTCGCCCTCTACCTGCAGGCCGTGATCGGACTCTTCCTCGCCTCCCAGGCGCCGCAGTCCGTGTCCCGGGACCTCCGGTTCAAGAGCGTGCCCCTGTACTTCTCGCGTCCGATCGAGCGCGTCGACTACGTCCTCGCGAAGCTCGCGGCGATGGCGTCCGCCCTGCTCATCCTCACCGGACTGCCCCTCCTCATCCTGTACGTGGGCGCACTGCTGGCGAAGTTCGACTTCGCCGACCAGACCAAGGGCTTCGGGCAGGGGCTGGTCTCCGTGGCGCTGCTCTCCGTGCTCTTCGCCGGCCTGGGGCTGGTCGTCGCCGCACTCACCCCCCGCCGGGGCTTCGGAGTCGCCGCGGTGATCGCGGTCATGACCATCACCTTCGGCGCGGTCTCCACCGTCCAGGCGATCGTCTGGGAGACGGGCTCCCCCGACGCCGTGACCTGGCTGGGGCTGTTCTCCCCCATCACGCTGATCGGCGGCGTGCAGACGGCGTTCCTCGGCGCAACCTCCGCCTTCCCCGGCGGGGAAGGCCCCGGGGCGGCGGCCGGAGCCGTCTATCTGATCGTTGTCCTCGCGCTGGTCGCCGGCTCGTACGCCGTACTCATGCGCCGCTACCGGAGGGTCGGGCTGTGA
- a CDS encoding ABC transporter ATP-binding protein: MQPSGLTTPVAPATTFEHVTVIATESLSKRFPRVTALDRLSLDIGPGVTGLVGSNGAGKSTLIKILLGLSPATEGRAAVLGLDVATEGAAIRERVGYMPEHDCLPPDVSATEFVVHMARMSGLPPTAARERTADTLRHVGLYEERYRPIGGYSTGMKQRVKLAQALVHDPKLVLLDEPTNGLDPVGRDEMLGLIRRVHTDFGISVLVTSHLLGELERTCDHVVVIDGGALLRSSSTSDFTQTTTTLAVEVTDSDEHPDGTDALRRALTGAGIKLVGHDGLDAEGLPGAGHILLVEATGEETYDLVRDSVAGLGLGLIRMEQRRHRIAEVFRAGESPVAVPAAASGAGQQKGSGRDEH, encoded by the coding sequence ATGCAACCGTCAGGTCTGACGACTCCAGTGGCGCCCGCCACTACCTTCGAACACGTGACTGTGATCGCAACCGAAAGCCTGAGCAAGCGGTTCCCCAGGGTGACCGCGCTTGACCGGCTCTCCTTGGACATCGGACCGGGCGTGACCGGTCTGGTGGGTTCCAACGGGGCCGGCAAGTCCACACTGATCAAGATCCTGCTGGGTCTGTCCCCCGCCACCGAGGGCCGGGCCGCGGTGCTCGGGCTCGACGTCGCCACCGAAGGCGCCGCGATCCGGGAACGGGTCGGCTACATGCCCGAGCACGACTGCCTGCCGCCCGACGTCTCGGCCACCGAGTTCGTCGTCCACATGGCGCGGATGTCCGGACTGCCGCCGACCGCGGCCCGCGAGCGCACGGCGGACACGCTGCGGCACGTGGGGCTGTACGAGGAGCGGTACCGCCCCATCGGCGGCTACTCGACCGGCATGAAGCAGCGGGTCAAGCTGGCCCAGGCCCTGGTCCACGACCCGAAACTGGTCCTCCTCGACGAGCCGACCAACGGCCTGGACCCCGTCGGCCGGGACGAGATGCTCGGACTGATCCGCCGGGTCCACACCGACTTCGGCATCTCGGTGCTGGTCACGTCGCACCTCCTGGGGGAGCTGGAGCGGACCTGCGACCACGTCGTCGTCATCGACGGCGGGGCGCTTCTGCGGTCCAGCTCGACCAGCGACTTCACGCAGACCACCACCACGCTGGCCGTCGAGGTCACCGACAGCGACGAGCACCCCGACGGCACGGACGCCCTGCGCCGGGCCCTCACCGGGGCCGGGATCAAGCTCGTCGGCCATGACGGCCTCGACGCCGAAGGGCTGCCGGGAGCGGGACACATCCTCCTGGTCGAGGCCACCGGCGAGGAGACCTACGACCTGGTCCGCGACAGTGTCGCCGGACTCGGTCTCGGACTCATCCGCATGGAACAGCGACGCCACCGCATCGCCGAGGTCTTCCGCGCCGGGGAGTCGCCCGTGGCGGTCCCGGCAGCGGCGTCCGGCGCCGGACAGCAGAAGGGGAGCGGTCGCGATGAGCACTGA
- the pheA gene encoding prephenate dehydratase, which produces MSATRYAYLGPEGTFTEVALRTLPEAATRELVPMVSVPAALDAVRCGEAAAALVPIENSVEGGISATLDELTTGAPLMIYREVLLSITFALLVRPGTKLSDVRTVTAHPAAQPQVRNWMAARLPDAVWESAASNADGARLVQEGRFDAAFAGEFAAATYGLEPLVTEIHDAENAQTRFVLVGRPARPSAPTGADKTSVVIWLGDDRPGALLELLQEFAVRGVNLMLIQSRPTGEGIGNYCFAVDAEGHIADRRVGEALMGLKRVCPNVRFLGSYPRAGVTPQDIGALRAGTSDTDFTEASDWLARSQDGRV; this is translated from the coding sequence ATGTCAGCCACGCGTTACGCCTACCTCGGCCCCGAAGGCACCTTCACCGAGGTCGCCCTCCGCACCCTGCCCGAGGCCGCCACCCGGGAGCTCGTGCCGATGGTCTCCGTGCCGGCCGCACTGGACGCGGTGCGGTGCGGAGAGGCGGCCGCGGCTCTCGTCCCCATCGAGAACTCCGTCGAGGGCGGTATCAGCGCGACGCTCGACGAGCTGACCACGGGCGCCCCGCTGATGATCTACCGCGAGGTCCTCCTCTCCATCACGTTCGCGCTGCTGGTGCGTCCCGGGACGAAGCTGTCGGACGTCAGGACCGTCACCGCCCATCCGGCCGCGCAGCCCCAGGTCCGCAACTGGATGGCGGCCCGTCTGCCCGACGCGGTGTGGGAGTCGGCGGCCTCGAACGCCGACGGGGCCCGGCTGGTCCAGGAGGGACGCTTCGACGCGGCCTTCGCCGGCGAGTTCGCGGCGGCGACCTACGGACTCGAACCCCTGGTGACAGAGATCCACGACGCGGAGAACGCCCAGACCCGCTTCGTGCTGGTCGGACGTCCGGCCAGGCCGTCGGCGCCGACGGGGGCGGACAAGACCTCCGTGGTCATCTGGCTCGGAGACGACCGCCCGGGCGCCCTGCTCGAACTGCTCCAGGAGTTCGCCGTACGCGGGGTCAACCTGATGCTGATCCAGTCCCGGCCCACCGGGGAGGGCATCGGGAACTACTGCTTCGCCGTGGACGCGGAGGGGCACATCGCCGACCGCAGGGTCGGCGAGGCGCTCATGGGGCTGAAGCGCGTCTGCCCCAACGTGCGGTTCCTGGGTTCCTATCCACGGGCCGGAGTCACGCCCCAGGACATCGGCGCCCTGCGGGCCGGGACGTCGGACACGGATTTCACGGAGGCGTCCGACTGGCTGGCGCGCAGCCAGGACGGCAGAGTCTGA
- a CDS encoding SDR family oxidoreductase, with protein sequence MDLRGARERWVRTGGVELCVAESGDAARPAIVLVHGYPDSKEVWSEVAARLAENWHVVLYDVRGHGRSTAPSPLRGGFTLEKLTDDFLAVLDAVSPDRPVHVVGHDWGSVQSWEFATVERTKGRIASFTSISGPSLDHFGHWIKQRVSRPSPRRVAQLLGQGAKSWYVYALHTPALPELAWQGVLGRQWPRILRRMEKVPADGYPTDSLPRDAAHGAWLYRDNIRPRLRHPRPDAYAHVPVQLITPTGDAFLSPTLHDGLEAWVPDLVRRTLPAKHWVPRTRPDQLSTWISDFVAARERRGPASATPSSVNETVTGSMPHGPHAARFGGQLVLVTGAASGIGRATALSFAEAGARVVVVDRDAEGAARTAATARLVGAPTAWAEVADVGDEQAMEKLAEKVATEYGVVDVLVNNAGVGLAGSFLETTSEDWRKVLDVNLWGVIHGCRFFGKQMADRDQGGHIVNIASAAAYQPSRMLPAYSTSKAAVLMLSECLRAELAERSIGVSAVCPGFVNTGITATARFAGVDEVEQDRLRERTSTLYARRNYPAEKVAQAILDAVVRNRAVVPVTPEARGTRLLSRISPRLLRGVARLNPPL encoded by the coding sequence GTGGATCTGCGAGGCGCGCGCGAGCGCTGGGTGCGAACGGGCGGAGTCGAGCTGTGCGTAGCCGAGTCGGGCGACGCGGCACGGCCGGCCATCGTCCTCGTGCACGGCTATCCGGACAGCAAGGAGGTCTGGTCCGAGGTCGCCGCCCGCCTTGCCGAGAACTGGCACGTCGTGCTGTACGACGTGCGCGGACACGGCAGGTCGACGGCGCCCAGCCCGCTGCGGGGAGGCTTCACGCTGGAGAAGCTGACCGACGACTTCCTTGCCGTCCTGGACGCGGTGAGCCCGGACCGCCCCGTCCATGTGGTGGGCCACGACTGGGGCTCCGTCCAGTCCTGGGAATTCGCGACCGTCGAGCGGACCAAGGGCCGCATCGCCTCGTTCACGTCCATCTCCGGCCCCTCCCTCGACCACTTCGGACACTGGATCAAGCAGCGCGTGTCGCGCCCGAGCCCGCGCCGGGTCGCACAGTTGCTCGGCCAGGGAGCGAAGTCCTGGTACGTGTACGCCCTGCACACGCCCGCCCTGCCCGAGCTGGCCTGGCAGGGGGTGCTCGGCAGGCAGTGGCCCCGCATCCTGCGGCGGATGGAGAAGGTGCCCGCGGACGGGTATCCGACCGACTCCCTCCCACGGGACGCCGCACACGGGGCCTGGCTCTACCGCGACAACATCCGCCCACGCCTGCGCCACCCCCGTCCCGACGCCTACGCACACGTGCCGGTCCAGCTGATCACACCGACCGGTGACGCCTTCCTCTCTCCGACACTCCACGACGGCCTCGAAGCCTGGGTGCCGGATCTGGTGCGCCGCACTCTGCCCGCGAAGCACTGGGTGCCGCGTACCCGGCCCGATCAGCTGAGCACCTGGATCAGCGACTTCGTGGCGGCCCGAGAACGCAGGGGCCCGGCGTCGGCGACCCCGTCGTCCGTGAACGAGACCGTGACGGGCAGCATGCCCCACGGGCCCCATGCCGCCCGGTTCGGCGGTCAGTTGGTCCTGGTGACCGGAGCGGCGAGTGGTATCGGGCGCGCGACGGCCCTGTCCTTCGCCGAGGCCGGCGCGCGCGTGGTGGTCGTGGACCGCGATGCGGAGGGAGCCGCCCGAACTGCCGCCACCGCACGGCTCGTCGGCGCCCCGACGGCCTGGGCCGAGGTGGCCGACGTCGGCGACGAGCAGGCGATGGAGAAGCTCGCCGAGAAGGTCGCCACCGAGTACGGCGTCGTCGACGTACTGGTGAACAACGCGGGTGTGGGACTGGCGGGTTCCTTCCTGGAGACGACGAGTGAGGACTGGCGCAAGGTACTCGACGTCAACCTCTGGGGAGTCATCCACGGCTGCCGGTTCTTCGGCAAGCAGATGGCCGACCGGGACCAGGGCGGCCACATCGTCAACATCGCTTCGGCGGCCGCCTATCAGCCCTCCCGCATGCTTCCCGCCTACAGCACATCGAAGGCCGCCGTGCTGATGCTCAGCGAGTGCCTGCGCGCCGAACTCGCCGAGAGGTCGATCGGCGTCAGCGCCGTCTGTCCCGGCTTCGTCAACACCGGAATCACGGCGACCGCACGTTTCGCCGGTGTGGACGAGGTGGAGCAGGACAGGCTCCGGGAGCGGACCAGCACGCTCTATGCCCGTCGCAACTACCCTGCGGAGAAGGTGGCTCAGGCCATCCTGGACGCCGTCGTACGCAACCGCGCCGTGGTCCCGGTGACTCCCGAGGCCCGAGGCACACGGCTGCTCTCCAGGATCAGCCCTCGGCTGCTGCGGGGAGTGGCACGGCTGAATCCCCCACTGTGA
- a CDS encoding ABC transporter ATP-binding protein yields the protein MTTIEIDHTSRWFGNVVAVNDVSMTVGPGVTGLLGPNGAGKSTLINMMAGFLEPSTGTVTLDGAPIWRNEAVYRAIGIVPEREGMYDFLTGREFVVANAELHGLGDAAAAKALATVEMEYAQDRKISTYSKGMRQRVKMASALVHDPSVLLLDEPFNGMDPRQRMQLMELLRRMGAEGRTVLFSSHILEEVEQLASHIEVVVAGRHAASGDFRRIRRLMTDRPHRYLVRSSDDRALAAALIADPSTAGIEVDVTERALRIQAVDFGRFTTLLPKVAREHGIRLLTVSPSDESLESVFSYLVAA from the coding sequence GTGACCACCATCGAGATCGACCACACCTCGCGCTGGTTCGGCAACGTGGTCGCCGTCAACGACGTCAGCATGACCGTGGGCCCCGGCGTGACCGGGCTGCTCGGCCCCAACGGAGCCGGCAAGTCCACGCTGATCAACATGATGGCCGGGTTCCTCGAACCGTCGACCGGCACGGTGACGCTCGACGGCGCGCCGATCTGGCGCAACGAGGCGGTGTACCGGGCCATCGGGATCGTGCCGGAGCGGGAGGGGATGTACGACTTCCTGACCGGCCGTGAGTTCGTCGTCGCCAACGCGGAGCTGCACGGACTGGGGGACGCCGCCGCGGCGAAGGCGCTGGCCACCGTCGAGATGGAGTACGCCCAGGACCGGAAGATCTCGACGTACAGCAAGGGGATGCGCCAGCGCGTCAAGATGGCGTCCGCCCTGGTCCACGACCCTTCCGTGCTCCTGCTGGACGAGCCGTTCAACGGCATGGACCCACGGCAGCGGATGCAGCTGATGGAACTGCTGCGCCGAATGGGCGCGGAGGGCCGTACGGTCCTCTTCTCCTCGCACATCCTGGAGGAGGTCGAGCAGCTCGCCTCGCACATCGAGGTGGTCGTCGCGGGCCGGCACGCCGCCTCCGGCGACTTCCGCAGAATCCGCCGGCTGATGACGGACCGGCCGCACCGCTATCTCGTCCGGTCCAGCGACGACCGGGCGCTCGCCGCGGCGCTCATCGCCGACCCCTCGACGGCGGGGATCGAGGTCGACGTCACGGAGCGCGCCCTGCGCATCCAGGCGGTCGACTTCGGACGCTTCACGACGCTGCTCCCCAAGGTCGCGCGCGAGCACGGCATCCGGCTGCTGACCGTCTCCCCGTCCGACGAGTCCCTCGAATCGGTCTTTTCCTATCTCGTAGCGGCCTGA
- a CDS encoding ABC transporter permease: MYDPTVARLTYRALLGRRRAAILFVLPVLLVAIAVAVRAFAGADDGVASGVLGGFALATMVPLIGVIAGTGAIGPEIDDGSIVYLLAKPVKRPTIIFTKLIVAVGVTMMFSALPTLIAGLVLNGNGGQIAVAYTIAALVASIAYSALFLLLGTVSRHAVVFGLVYALVWEALFGSLVPGARTLSVQQWSLSVAEKVAGDGLVTSDVGLPLATLLLVGVTVVATWYAGQKLRALKLAGEE; encoded by the coding sequence ATGTACGACCCCACAGTCGCCCGGCTCACCTACCGGGCCCTGCTCGGCCGGCGCCGGGCCGCCATCCTGTTCGTCCTGCCCGTTCTGCTCGTGGCCATCGCCGTGGCGGTGCGGGCGTTCGCCGGAGCCGACGACGGCGTGGCCTCCGGGGTGCTGGGCGGCTTCGCCCTCGCCACGATGGTGCCGCTGATCGGCGTCATCGCGGGGACCGGTGCCATCGGGCCGGAGATCGACGACGGTTCCATCGTCTACCTGCTGGCCAAGCCGGTGAAGCGGCCCACGATCATCTTCACCAAGCTGATCGTGGCCGTCGGCGTGACGATGATGTTCTCGGCCCTGCCCACCCTGATCGCGGGCCTCGTCCTCAACGGCAACGGCGGGCAGATCGCCGTCGCCTACACGATCGCTGCCCTGGTCGCCTCGATCGCGTACAGCGCGCTGTTCCTGCTGCTCGGCACGGTGAGCAGGCACGCGGTCGTCTTCGGCCTCGTGTACGCGCTGGTGTGGGAGGCGCTCTTCGGCAGTCTGGTGCCGGGCGCGCGGACGCTCAGTGTCCAGCAGTGGTCCCTCTCGGTGGCCGAGAAGGTCGCCGGTGACGGGCTGGTGACCTCGGACGTCGGTCTGCCGCTGGCGACCCTGCTGCTGGTCGGTGTCACGGTCGTCGCGACGTGGTACGCCGGACAGAAGCTCCGGGCGCTGAAGCTCGCCGGCGAGGAGTGA
- the efeB gene encoding iron uptake transporter deferrochelatase/peroxidase subunit — MAGRPADARRDASGGPGALSRRRLIGGAGAAGAAGLVLGAAGGAGGYAATRDDGPTALTTVGATEAMFHGKHQAGITTPLQARGHLIAFDLAPGSGRGEAAALMRRWSAVAAALMAGEPADGHGHDTGVALDAGPSSLTVTFGFGRTFFDRTNLTDRRPPALDPLPAFSSDHLDPKRSDGDLWVQIGADDALVAFHALRALQKEAGTAARVRWQMNGFNRTPGATDRPMTARNLMGQVDGTNNPKPAESDFDERIFVPSSGPSAHSWMAGGSYVVVRRIRMLLDDWEELTVERQEQIIGRRKADGAPLSGGSETTAMDLDKAGPDGELLVPGNAHARISSPEKNGGAAMLRRPFSYHDGISDDGTPDAGLLFVCWQADPFKGFIPVQRKLDRGDALSPFIRHEASGLFAVPGGATSGEYVGQRLLEA; from the coding sequence GTGGCGGGGCGTCCCGCCGACGCCCGCCGCGACGCGTCAGGAGGCCCGGGAGCCCTCTCCCGGCGGCGGCTGATCGGCGGCGCCGGAGCCGCGGGCGCGGCGGGCCTGGTCCTCGGTGCGGCAGGTGGAGCGGGTGGTTATGCCGCGACCCGCGATGACGGACCGACGGCGCTGACCACGGTCGGCGCGACCGAGGCGATGTTTCACGGGAAACATCAAGCGGGGATCACCACTCCGCTTCAGGCCCGCGGGCATCTGATCGCGTTCGATCTCGCCCCGGGCTCCGGGCGCGGGGAGGCCGCCGCCCTGATGCGCCGCTGGTCGGCCGTGGCCGCGGCGCTGATGGCCGGCGAGCCGGCGGACGGCCACGGACACGACACAGGGGTGGCGCTGGACGCGGGCCCTTCCTCCCTGACGGTCACCTTCGGCTTCGGGCGCACCTTCTTCGACCGCACGAATCTGACCGACCGCAGGCCGCCGGCCCTGGACCCGCTGCCCGCCTTCTCCTCCGACCACCTCGATCCGAAGCGGTCCGACGGGGACCTGTGGGTGCAGATCGGCGCCGATGACGCGCTGGTCGCGTTCCACGCGCTGCGCGCGCTCCAGAAGGAGGCCGGAACGGCCGCCCGCGTGCGCTGGCAGATGAACGGCTTCAACCGCACCCCCGGGGCCACGGACCGGCCGATGACCGCGCGCAACCTGATGGGCCAGGTCGACGGCACGAACAACCCGAAACCGGCGGAGAGCGACTTCGACGAGCGGATCTTCGTGCCGTCCTCGGGCCCCTCGGCCCACTCCTGGATGGCGGGTGGTTCGTACGTCGTCGTGCGGCGGATCCGGATGCTCCTCGACGACTGGGAGGAGCTGACGGTGGAGCGGCAGGAGCAGATCATCGGGCGGCGCAAGGCCGACGGCGCTCCGCTCAGCGGCGGCTCGGAGACCACGGCGATGGACCTGGACAAGGCGGGGCCGGACGGCGAGCTGCTCGTACCGGGCAACGCCCATGCGCGGATCTCCTCCCCGGAGAAGAACGGGGGCGCCGCGATGCTGCGCCGGCCGTTCTCGTACCACGACGGCATCTCGGACGACGGGACCCCGGACGCGGGACTGCTGTTCGTCTGCTGGCAGGCCGACCCGTTCAAGGGGTTCATCCCGGTGCAGCGCAAGCTCGACCGGGGGGACGCGCTCTCGCCGTTCATCCGTCACGAGGCCAGTGGTCTCTTCGCCGTCCCCGGCGGCGCGACGTCCGGGGAGTACGTGGGACAGCGGCTGCTGGAGGCGTGA
- a CDS encoding HAD family hydrolase, with protein MTFPYKLVATDLDGTLLRDDHTVSQRTREALAAVTAAGAAHIVVTGRAVAWTRHILDDLGYDGLAVCGQGAQVYHAGEHRLLTSLTLDRQLAGLALSKIEAEAGPLALAVSRDGLDGEVLVGPGYRVQEGPVPAQYMKDPAEMWAAPLNKIYLQHPELDDDALARTARQAVGSLVDVVMAGPGVVEILPLGLSKATGLSLAARRLGLKASDTLAFGDMPNDIPMFGWARHGVAMANAHDELKAVAHEITASNEHDGIAVVLEELLRSASRGQGDVH; from the coding sequence GTGACGTTCCCCTACAAGCTCGTCGCGACCGACCTCGACGGCACCCTGCTGCGTGACGACCACACCGTCTCCCAGCGGACCCGGGAGGCGCTGGCCGCGGTCACCGCGGCCGGTGCGGCGCACATCGTCGTCACGGGCCGCGCGGTGGCCTGGACCCGGCACATCCTGGACGACCTGGGCTACGACGGGCTCGCGGTGTGCGGGCAGGGCGCGCAGGTCTACCACGCGGGCGAGCACAGGCTGCTGACCTCGCTCACGCTCGACCGGCAGCTCGCCGGGCTCGCGCTGTCCAAGATCGAGGCGGAGGCCGGTCCGCTGGCCCTGGCGGTCAGCCGCGACGGGCTCGACGGGGAGGTGCTGGTCGGCCCCGGATACCGGGTCCAGGAAGGGCCGGTACCCGCCCAGTACATGAAGGACCCGGCCGAGATGTGGGCCGCCCCCCTGAACAAGATCTACCTGCAGCACCCCGAGCTCGACGACGACGCACTGGCACGGACCGCGCGCCAGGCCGTCGGCAGCCTGGTGGACGTGGTCATGGCGGGACCCGGTGTGGTGGAGATCCTTCCCCTGGGGCTGAGCAAGGCGACCGGCCTCTCGCTGGCCGCCCGCAGGCTGGGGCTCAAGGCGTCCGACACACTGGCCTTCGGCGACATGCCGAACGACATCCCGATGTTCGGCTGGGCCCGGCACGGGGTCGCCATGGCCAACGCGCACGACGAGCTGAAGGCCGTGGCGCACGAGATCACCGCGTCGAACGAGCACGACGGCATCGCGGTCGTGCTGGAGGAACTGCTGCGCTCCGCCTCGCGCGGCCAGGGCGACGTGCACTAG